Proteins encoded by one window of Yersinia massiliensis:
- the rpiA gene encoding ribose-5-phosphate isomerase RpiA, with amino-acid sequence MTQDELKKAVGWAALDYVKPGTIVGVGTGSTAAHFIDALGSIKDKIEGAVSSSDASTAKLKSYGIQVFDCNEVDVLDIYVDGADEINGHMQMIKGGGAALTREKIIAAIARKFICIADATKQVDVLGKFPLPVEVIPMARSYVARELVKLGGLPEYRQNVLTDNGNVILDVHNLTILDAIALENKINGIAGVVTVGLFANRGADVALIGTADGVKTITL; translated from the coding sequence ATTAGATTATGTCAAGCCTGGCACTATCGTTGGCGTAGGGACTGGCTCCACCGCCGCGCACTTTATTGATGCCCTTGGTTCCATCAAAGATAAAATTGAAGGAGCAGTTTCCAGCTCTGATGCCTCTACCGCCAAACTAAAAAGTTACGGTATTCAGGTCTTTGATTGCAACGAAGTGGATGTACTGGATATCTACGTTGATGGCGCTGATGAAATCAACGGCCATATGCAGATGATTAAAGGCGGTGGCGCGGCGCTAACGCGCGAGAAAATTATTGCGGCCATTGCGCGTAAGTTTATTTGCATCGCAGATGCGACCAAACAGGTGGATGTGCTGGGTAAATTCCCATTGCCAGTCGAAGTGATCCCGATGGCGCGTTCTTACGTCGCCCGTGAATTGGTTAAGCTGGGCGGGTTACCTGAATATCGCCAAAATGTGCTGACGGATAACGGTAACGTTATTTTGGATGTCCACAATCTGACGATTTTAGATGCCATTGCCTTAGAGAATAAAATCAATGGTATTGCTGGTGTGGTGACGGTTGGATTATTTGCCAACCGTGGCGCTGATGTCGCTCTGATTGGCACCGCTGATGGTGTTAAAACGATAACGCTCTGA
- the serA gene encoding phosphoglycerate dehydrogenase has product MAKVSLEKDRIKFLLVEGVHQSTVDNLRAAGYSNIEYHKGALDTESLKESIRDAHFIGIRSRTHLSEEVFAAAEKLVAVGCFCIGTNQVDLTAATKRGVPVFNAPFSNTRSVAEMVLGELLLMFRGIPSANAKAHRGEWNKLAVGSYEARGKKLGIIGYGHIGTQLGILAESVGMKVFFYDIENKLSLGNAQQVRHLSDLLNMSDVISLHVPENHSTKNMIGPEQLALMKPGAMLINASRGTVVDIPALCEVLASNHLAGAAIDVFPEEPATNKDPFNSPLCEFDNVLLTPHIGGSTQEAQENIGDEVAGKLAKYSDNGSTLSAVNFPEVSLPAHGDNTRRLLHIHENRPGILTSINKIFAEQNVNIAAQYLQTSAEIGYVVIDVETDDEENAERALQAMKAIPGTIRARLLY; this is encoded by the coding sequence ATGGCAAAAGTATCACTGGAGAAAGACAGAATTAAGTTTCTGTTAGTGGAAGGGGTGCACCAGAGCACAGTTGATAATCTGCGTGCAGCCGGATATAGCAATATTGAATACCATAAAGGTGCCTTAGACACCGAATCACTGAAAGAATCTATTCGTGATGCCCACTTCATCGGAATTCGATCGCGCACGCATCTGTCCGAAGAAGTTTTTGCTGCAGCAGAAAAATTGGTTGCAGTCGGTTGTTTCTGTATCGGTACAAATCAGGTTGATTTAACGGCGGCGACCAAGCGCGGTGTGCCGGTATTCAATGCGCCTTTCTCCAATACCCGTTCGGTTGCCGAAATGGTACTGGGCGAGCTACTGTTGATGTTCCGGGGCATTCCGTCGGCTAACGCCAAAGCGCATCGCGGCGAGTGGAATAAACTGGCTGTCGGTTCCTATGAGGCCCGTGGTAAAAAACTGGGTATCATCGGTTATGGTCATATCGGTACGCAGCTGGGTATTCTGGCTGAAAGTGTTGGTATGAAAGTGTTCTTCTACGATATCGAAAATAAATTGTCGTTAGGGAATGCACAACAGGTTCGCCATCTGTCTGATTTGCTGAACATGAGTGATGTGATTAGTTTGCATGTGCCTGAAAATCACTCCACCAAAAATATGATTGGCCCTGAGCAGTTGGCTCTGATGAAGCCAGGTGCAATGCTGATTAACGCCTCTCGCGGGACTGTTGTTGATATTCCAGCGCTGTGTGAAGTGTTGGCGAGTAATCATTTGGCTGGTGCGGCAATTGACGTATTCCCTGAAGAGCCAGCCACCAATAAAGACCCGTTCAACTCACCATTGTGTGAGTTTGATAACGTCTTATTGACGCCACATATTGGCGGTTCGACTCAAGAAGCGCAGGAAAATATCGGTGATGAAGTCGCCGGCAAACTGGCTAAGTATTCCGATAACGGCTCAACACTGTCTGCGGTTAACTTCCCAGAGGTTTCGCTGCCTGCTCATGGCGATAATACTCGTCGTTTGCTGCATATTCATGAGAACCGTCCTGGCATCCTGACCAGCATTAACAAAATTTTTGCTGAACAGAACGTCAACATTGCTGCGCAGTATCTGCAAACCAGCGCTGAAATCGGCTACGTTGTCATCGACGTTGAAACAGATGATGAAGAAAATGCAGAAAGAGCGTTGCAAGCAATGAAGGCTATCCCAGGGACTATCCGCGCACGCTTACTGTATTAA
- a CDS encoding 5-formyltetrahydrofolate cyclo-ligase — translation MSLNPQDAFEQHALERQSVRQAIRERRRRLTPEQQQHAAHSAANHFAAHEKIQQASNIAIFLSFDGELNTAPIIALLWQQNKQVYLPVLHPFSPGHLLFLHYRPDSLLIRNRLKILEPQLDVREVLPLNQLDVVITPLVAFDHHGQRLGMGGGFYDRTLQHWQQGGPYPIGLAHDCQQVEHLPNEHWDVPLPEIVTPEKVWKW, via the coding sequence ATGTCCTTGAATCCACAAGATGCCTTTGAGCAGCATGCCCTAGAAAGACAAAGTGTTCGCCAAGCAATTCGTGAGCGTCGGCGTCGATTAACCCCCGAACAGCAACAGCATGCAGCCCATTCGGCCGCCAATCATTTCGCTGCGCATGAAAAAATTCAGCAAGCCAGCAACATTGCGATATTTCTTTCTTTTGATGGCGAGCTTAATACCGCGCCAATCATTGCATTGTTGTGGCAGCAAAATAAGCAGGTTTACCTGCCGGTGCTACACCCATTCAGCCCCGGTCATCTGCTCTTTCTTCATTATCGTCCTGATAGTTTACTCATCCGTAACCGCTTAAAAATCCTTGAACCGCAGCTCGATGTACGGGAGGTTCTACCGCTCAATCAATTGGATGTGGTGATAACGCCATTGGTGGCGTTTGACCACCATGGTCAGCGTTTAGGTATGGGAGGCGGGTTTTATGACCGCACACTGCAACACTGGCAACAAGGCGGCCCCTATCCTATTGGGTTGGCTCATGACTGCCAGCAAGTCGAGCATTTACCGAATGAACATTGGGATGTGCCTTTGCCAGAGATAGTGACCCCTGAAAAAGTATGGAAATGGTAA
- the zapA gene encoding cell division protein ZapA, translated as MSAQPVDIQIFGRSLRVNCPPEQQDALNMAAEDLNQRLQDLKVRTRVTNTEQLVFIAALNVCHELAQERLKTRDYASNMEQRIRMLQQTIEQALLEQGRISERQDAQFE; from the coding sequence ATGTCTGCACAACCGGTAGATATTCAAATTTTTGGTCGCTCGTTAAGAGTCAACTGCCCGCCAGAACAACAAGATGCGTTGAACATGGCAGCAGAAGATCTTAACCAACGGTTGCAAGATCTTAAAGTTCGCACTAGGGTCACCAATACAGAGCAGTTAGTTTTTATCGCGGCATTGAACGTTTGTCACGAATTAGCTCAGGAAAGGTTGAAAACTCGCGACTATGCATCCAATATGGAACAACGTATTCGGATGTTACAACAGACCATTGAACAGGCGTTGCTTGAACAAGGTCGCATCTCTGAACGTCAGGATGCACAATTTGAATAA
- a CDS encoding YecA family protein, which yields MSIENTLPTYQSVALALNQQAVALTPAEMHGLISGLLCGGSKDEGWRVMVHDLTNDGVAFPQTLGLQLQQLHQATQEALENEGFMFQLLIPEGEEITVFERADALSGWVNHFLLGLGMLQPKLAQVKGETGEAIDDLRNIAQLGYDEDEDQEELAQSLEEVIEYVRVAAILCHIEFTQDKPTAPEMRKPTLH from the coding sequence ATGTCTATAGAGAATACATTACCAACTTATCAATCCGTTGCCCTGGCACTGAACCAGCAAGCAGTGGCTTTAACCCCCGCAGAAATGCATGGCCTTATCAGCGGATTACTCTGCGGCGGCAGTAAAGACGAAGGGTGGCGCGTCATGGTGCATGACCTGACCAACGACGGCGTTGCCTTCCCGCAAACTCTGGGTTTACAGTTACAACAGTTACATCAAGCAACACAAGAAGCATTGGAAAATGAAGGCTTTATGTTCCAGTTGCTGATCCCCGAGGGGGAAGAGATCACGGTATTTGAGCGTGCAGATGCATTATCCGGTTGGGTGAACCATTTCCTGCTAGGGCTGGGGATGTTGCAGCCGAAGCTGGCTCAGGTGAAAGGCGAAACAGGCGAAGCGATTGACGACCTGCGTAATATCGCTCAATTGGGTTATGACGAAGATGAAGATCAGGAAGAGTTAGCTCAATCGTTGGAAGAGGTGATTGAGTATGTCCGTGTGGCGGCCATTTTGTGCCATATCGAATTCACCCAAGATAAGCCCACCGCGCCAGAGATGCGCAAGCCGACATTACATTAA
- the pepP gene encoding Xaa-Pro aminopeptidase: MTEQEYQNRRQALLAKMAPGSAAIFFAAPEVTRSADSEYPYRQNSDFSYLTGFNEPQAVLILVKSDETHNHSVLFNRVRDLTAEIWFGRRLGQEAAPAKLGVDRALPFDEIDEQLYLLLNRLDVIYHAQGQYDYADKIVFAALERLRNGFRKNLRAPATLTDWRPWLHEMRLFKSEEEIAVMRRAGEISALAHTRAMEKCRPGMFEYQLEGEILHEFTRHGARYPAYNTIVGGGENGCILHYTENECELRDGELVLIDAGCEYQGYAGDITRTFPVNGKFTPAQRAIYDIVLASINKSLELFRPGTSIREVTEQVVRIMVAGLVDLGILKGDIEQLIAEQAHKPFFMHGLSHWLGLDVHDVGDYSNSDRGRTLEPGMVLTIEPGLYIAPDADVPAQYRGIGIRIEDDIVITADGNENLTASVVKDPDAIEALMAAAR, from the coding sequence ATGACTGAACAAGAATACCAGAATCGCCGTCAGGCGCTGTTGGCGAAGATGGCACCAGGTAGCGCAGCGATTTTTTTTGCTGCACCAGAAGTCACACGCAGTGCGGATTCTGAATATCCTTATCGGCAGAACAGTGATTTTAGCTACCTAACCGGTTTTAACGAACCGCAAGCTGTGCTGATTTTGGTGAAAAGCGATGAAACGCACAACCATAGTGTGCTGTTCAATCGGGTGCGGGATTTAACCGCTGAAATCTGGTTTGGTCGCCGTCTAGGGCAAGAGGCCGCCCCCGCTAAGCTTGGGGTCGATCGGGCATTACCTTTCGATGAAATCGACGAGCAACTCTATTTGCTGCTTAATCGCCTTGATGTGATTTACCACGCGCAGGGCCAATACGATTATGCAGATAAAATTGTTTTTGCCGCACTGGAAAGGTTACGTAACGGTTTTCGTAAAAATCTGCGTGCGCCAGCAACGTTAACTGATTGGCGGCCGTGGTTGCATGAAATGCGTCTGTTTAAGTCAGAAGAAGAGATTGCTGTGATGCGTCGCGCTGGCGAAATCAGTGCGTTAGCCCATACCCGTGCCATGGAAAAATGCCGCCCCGGTATGTTTGAGTACCAGTTGGAAGGGGAGATTCTGCATGAATTTACTCGCCACGGTGCGCGCTATCCGGCCTATAACACTATCGTTGGCGGCGGTGAGAACGGCTGTATTCTGCATTACACCGAAAACGAGTGCGAATTGCGGGATGGCGAATTGGTGCTGATCGATGCAGGTTGTGAGTATCAAGGCTATGCAGGTGATATCACCCGTACTTTCCCTGTTAATGGCAAGTTTACGCCCGCCCAACGGGCAATCTATGACATCGTCTTGGCATCCATTAACAAATCACTAGAACTGTTCCGTCCCGGCACCAGCATCCGTGAAGTGACGGAACAGGTGGTGCGAATCATGGTGGCGGGTTTAGTCGATTTGGGCATCCTGAAAGGCGATATCGAGCAACTGATTGCAGAGCAGGCACATAAGCCCTTCTTTATGCACGGACTCAGCCATTGGCTGGGGTTAGATGTTCATGATGTTGGCGATTACAGCAACAGTGATCGTGGCCGCACACTGGAGCCTGGTATGGTGCTTACTATCGAGCCAGGCCTGTATATCGCGCCCGATGCGGATGTTCCCGCGCAATATCGTGGCATTGGTATTCGTATCGAAGATGACATCGTGATCACGGCTGACGGCAATGAAAACCTGACAGCCAGTGTGGTAAAAGACCCCGATGCGATCGAAGCGTTAATGGCTGCGGCGAGATAA